In the genome of Abyssalbus ytuae, the window AAAACAGTTATCAAAACATGGTCCAGGGCATCAATGATTACTCCGGATTTTGTTGGTCAAACTATAGCTGTTCATAATGGTCGTCAGTTTGTTCCTGTGTATGTTACGGAAAACATGGTAGGGCATAAATTAGGAGAGTTTTCACCTACAAGATCTTTTAGAGGTCATGCGGGTGCTAAAAATAAAGGAAAAAAATAATAGTAAGCTATGGGAGTTCGTAAAAGAGAAAGAGCAGAGCAAATAAAAGAAGCTAAGAAGAGTTTAGCGTTTGCAAAGTTGAATAACTGCCCTACTTCACCTAGAAAAATGCGTCTTGTAGCGGATTTGGTAAGAGGTCAAAAAGTAGAGAAAGCGCTTGCTATATTAAAATTTAACCAAAAAGAAGCATCTCGTCGTTTGGAAAAGTTATTGCTTTCTGCCATTGCAAACTGGCAGGCAAAAAACGAGGATGCAAGCTTAGAGGATGCTGATTTATTTGTTAAAGAGATCAGGGTTGACGGAGGGAGTATGTTAAAGAGACTTCGTCCTGCGCCCCAGGGTCGTGCACACAGAATTAGAAAACGTTCCAATCACGTAACCATAGTGCTTGGTTCAATTAATAACACACAAAGCTAAGAGAGAAGAAGTATGGGACAAAAAACAAATCCAATCGGAAATCGCCTTGGTATTATCAGAGGATGGGAATCTAACTGGTACGGAGGTAACGACTACGGCGATAAACTTGCCGAAGACGATAAGATTAGAAAGTATGTTCACGCGCGTCTTTCTAAAGCTAGTGTGTCAAGGGTAATTATCGAAAGAACTTTAAAGCTTGTAACCGTTACTATCACTACGGCTCGTCCCGGTATCATTATAGGTAAAGGCGGCCAGGAGGTAGACAAGCTGAAAGAGGAGCTTAAGAAAATTACCGATAAAGAGGTTCAGATTAATATTTTTGAAATTAAAAGACCTGAGCTTGATGCAAATTTAGTAGCAGCAAGTATAGCCCGTCAGATTGAAAGCAGAATATCTTATAGACGTGCTATAAAAATGGCTATTGCTGCAGCTATGAGAATGAATGCCGAAGGTATTAAGGTTCAAATTTCAGGAAGGTTGAATGGTGCTGAAATGGCACGTTCTGAATCTTACAAAGAAGGTAGAATACCTCTATCAACTTTTAGAGCTGATATTGATTATGCACTTCATGAAGCTCATACTACATACGGTAGATTGGGTATTAAAGTGTGGATCATGAAAGGTGAGGTTTATGGTAAGAGAGAGCTTTCTCCGCTTGTTGGAATGTCCAAAAAGCAAGGAAAAAGTGGTGGAGCCGGTGGTGCAAAAGGTAAATCTCGTCGCAGAAAGTAATTTTTTAAAGTAAAGAAAAAATGTTACAGCCAAAAAGAACAAAATTCCGTAAGCAGCAAAAGGGGCGTATGAAAGGGGTGTCTCAAAGAGGACATCAGCTTTCTAACGGTATGTTTGGTATAAAGTCATTGGATTCATCATTTATTACTTCCCGTCAAATAGAGTCGGCTCGTATTGCAGCTACTCGTTACATGAAAAGGGAAGGTCAGTTATGGATAAAGATTTTTCCAGATAAACCAATAACCAAAAAGCCTCTTGAAGTGCGTATGGGTAAAGGTAAAGGTGCCCCTGAATATTGGGTAGCTGTTGTAAAACCAGGTAGGATTATGTTTGAAATTGCAGGAGTTTCTATGGAAATTGCTAAAGAAGCATTGCGTTTAGCTGCTCAAAAGCTTCCTGTAAAAACAAAATTCGTTGTAGCCAGAGATTATTCAGCTTAATTTTTAAAATTGTAAGAATTTATGAAACAGTCTGAAATTAGAGAATTGTCTACTACTGAGCTGCAACAAAAGCTTGGAGAAGTAAAAAAACAATATGCAGATTTAAAAATAGCTCATGCTGTTACTCCGCTGGAAAATCCGTTACAGCTTAGAACTGTAAGAAGAACGGTTGCAAGGTTGGCAACAGAGCTTACTAAAAGAGAATTACAATAATTCGACTCTGCTTAAAAATGGAAAATAGAAATTTAAGAAAAGAAAGAATAGGGGTAGTTACCAGTAACAAAATGCAGAAATCAATCGTGGTTTCTGAAGTTAAAAGAGTTAAACACCCTATGTACGGTAAGTTCGTGTTAAAAACAAAAAAATATGTTGCACACGACGAAAAGAACGATTGCAATATTGGTGATACTGTAAGAATCATGGAAACAAGACCTTTAAGTAAAACCAAGTGTTGGAGATTAGTTGAAATCATTGAAAGAGCTAAATAATTATGGTACAACAGGAAACTAGATTAAAAGTAGCAGATAACACGGGGGCTAAAGAAGTTTTAACTATCCGTGTTTTAGGAGGTACTAAAAGAAGATATGCTTCTGTGGGTGACAAAATTGTTGTTACGGTAAAAGATGCAACTCCTAACGGTAACGTTAAAAAAGGACAAGTATCTACTGCAGTTGTTGTTCGTACCAAAAAAGAAGTAAGAAGGCCTGATGGCTCTTACATACGTTTTGATGATAATGCTTGTGTACTTCTTAACCAGACAGGAGAAATGCGGGGAACCCGTGTTTTTGGTCCGGTAGCAAGAGAATTACGTGACAAGCAGTTTATGAAAATTGTATCATTAGCACCTGAAGTGCTTTAATACATTTAAGATAATGATAAAACTAAAGATAAAATCAGGAGATACTGTAAGAGTAATTGCCGGTGAGCATAAAGGCGAAGAAGGTAAGGTTCTTAAAGTTGATCGTGAAAAGAATAAAGCGATAGTTGAGGGAGTAAATATGGTTTCAAAGCATGAAAAGCCAAGTGCCAAAAACCCTCAGGGAGGTATCGTTCAGAAAGAAGCTTTTATTCATATTTCCAATCTATCGCTAATAGACCCTAAGTCAGGTGAAGCTACAAGGGTAGGTTATGAAATAAAAGATGGTAAGAAAGTAAGGGTTTCTAAAAAATCTAATGAAGTAATTTAGTTATGGCTTACATTCCAAGATTAAAGCAAGAATATAGAGAGAGAATTATTTCAGCTCTTAGAGATGAATTTGGGTACAAAAATGTAATGCAGGTGCCTAAATTAGAGAAAATAGTATTAAGCCGTGGTGTAGGTGCCGCAGTAGCCGATAAAAAGTTAATTGATTACGCAGTTGATGAATTAACAAATATCACTGGTCAAAAAGCCGTTGCTACCATGTCTAAAAAAGACGTGGCTACATTTAAACTTCGTAAAGGGATGCCAATTGGGGCTAAAGTAACCTTGAGAGGCGATAAAATGTATGAGTTTTTAGATAGGCTAATTACTACAGCTTTACCACGTGTAAGAGATTTTAACGGTATCAAAGCTACTGGCTTTGATGGCAGAGGTAATTATAATTTAGGTGTTACAGAACAAATTATATTTCCTGAAATTGATATTGATAAAGTAAATAAAATTTCAGGTATGGATATTACATTTGTAACTTCTGCAGATACTGATAAAGAAGCAAAATCATTATTAAGCGAATTAGGATTACCCTTTAAAAAGAATTAAGTATGGCTAAAGAATCAATGAAAGCCCGTGAGGTTAAAAGACAAAAATTGGTTGCTAAGTATGCTGAAAAAAGAAAGGCTTTAAAAGAAGCCGGAGATTATGAAGCATTGCAAAAGCTCCCAAAAAATTCGTCACCCGTACGTTTACACAACCGTTGTAAATTAACAGGAAGGCCAAAAGGGTATATGCGTACATTCGGTATTTCTCGTGTATTATTCAGGGAAATGGCTAATAAAGGATTAATTCCGGGTGTTAAAAAAGCAAGTTGGTAAAATCATTAATTGGTATTAAGTTCAGTTAATTTTGAAAACTGATACCGTAAATATATACACATGTATACAGATCCTATAGCAGATTATTTAACAAGAATTAGAAACGCAAACAGCGCTGGCCACAGAGTGGTGGAAATACCGGCTTCTAATTTGAAAAAAGAGATAACTAAAATTTTGTTCGATCAGGGATATATTTTAAGTTACAAGTTTGAAGACGAAGGACCACAAGGCAAAATAAAAATAGCTTTAAAGTATGATAAGCTAAGTAAAGAGCCTGTGATAAAAAGTATCCAGCGTGTTAGTAAACCCGGTTTACGTAAATACGCAGGTCATGGAAATCTACCTAGAGTTTTAAATGGTCTTGGTATAGCTATTATGTCAACTTCGCATGGAGTAATGACAAGTAAGCAGGCTAAGAAAGAAAACGTAGGTGGTGAAGTTTTATGTTACGTTTACTAAATCAATAAAGACAAAAAAAATGTCAAGAATAGGTAATAGTCCAATAGCAATTCCTGAAGGAGTTACTGCTGATATTAAAGAAGGCGAAGTTACCATCAAAGGTAAGTTAGGAGTACTTACTCAGGAAATTTCGGGTGTTTCAGTAAAAGTTGAAGATGGAAATATATTAGTAGAAAGACCATCGGATTCAAAAGAGCACAAAGCAAAGCATGGCCTTTACAGAGCATTACTCAACAATATGGTTGAAGGTGTTTCTAAAGGTTTTACAAAAGAGTTGGAATTGGTAGGTGTTGGTTACAGGGCGAGCAACCAGGGTCAAAAATTAGATTTGGCTATTGGTTTTTCTCACAACATTGTTTTTGAATTGCCTTCAGAAGTAAAAGTGGAGACAGTTTCAGAAAAAGGTAAAAACCCTATCGTAAAATTAACATCTCACGATAAGCAATTAGTTGGTCAGGTAGCAGCTAAAATACGTTCGTTCCGTAAACCTGAACCTTATAAAGGAAAAGGGATTAAGTTTGTTGGTGAGCAAATAAGAAGAAAAGCAGGTAAATCAGCTTAATAATTAGTATTATGGCATTATCAAAGACTGAAAGAAGACAAAGAATTAAAAACAGAATTAGAAAAATAGTGTCTGGTACAGAAAACCGGCCTAGACTTGCTGTTTTTAGAAGTAATAAAGAAATCTATGCTCAATTAATAGATGATAATACAGGTGCTACCATAGCAGCAGCGTCATCAAGAGATAAAGATATTTCTGCCAAAGGTAATAAAACAGAGATTGCAGCTCATGTGGGCAAAGCAATTGCAGAAAAAGCCCTTAAAGCCGGGATTGAAAAAATTACTTTTGACAGGGGAGGGTATTTATACCATGGGAGAGTAAAATCGTTAGCAGAAGGTGCCAGAGAAGGAGGCCTTAAATTCTAAGAAATTATGTATCAGAATTATAAAAATGTAGAAACAGTAAAACCCGGAGGTCTTGAATTAAAAGATCGTTTAGTGGGTGTTCAAAGAGTTACTAAAGTTACTAAAGGAGGTAGAGCTTTTGGTTTTTCTGCTATAGTGGTTGTAGGCGATGAAAATGGCGTAGTTGGACATGGTTTGGGAAAATCTAAAGAAGTTGCCGATGCTATTTCAAAAGCCGTTGAAGATGCTAAGAAAAACTTAGTTAGGATACCTCTTAACAAAGGTACACTCCCTCATGAGCAAAAAGGTAAATACGGTGGAGCCAGAGTTTACATACAACCGGCGTCTCACGGTACCGGAGTTATAGCAGGTGGAGCTGTACGTGCGGTGTTAGAAGCCGTAGGTGTTCATGATGTACTTTCTAAATCTCAGGGGTCATCTAACCCCCACAATGTAGTAAAAGCAACTTTTGATGCATTATTACAGCTTAGAGATGCAAGAACTGTAGCTTCTCAAAGAGGAGTTTCTTTAGAAAAAGTTTTTAAAGGATAAATCAAGGATCAAAATGGGAAAGATAAAAGTTACACAAGTTAAAAGCCAAATTAAACGTCCTCAGAATCAAAAGAGAACGTTGGAAGCACTTGGACTTAAAAGAATCGGACAAGTTGTGGAGCACGATGCTACACCAAACATCCTTGGTATGGTAAACAAAGTTAAACACTTAGTTTCTGTAGAAGAAGCTTAATAACATTATAGTTATGAATTTAAGTAACTTAAAACCAGCTGAAGGTTCAGTACATAAAGATGGTAAAAGAGTAGGTAGAGGACAAGGTTCCGGCAAAGGTGGTACCGCTACAAGAGGCCACAAAGGAGCTAAATCCCGTTCAGGTTACTCTAAAAAGATTGGTTTTGAAGGAGGTCAAATGCCACTTCAAAGACGTGTTCCCAAGTTTGGATTTAACAATATAAACAGAAAAGAATACGTTGGTATCAACCTTGGTAGATTACAGGAGTTGGTAGATAATGGTACAATAAAAGATACAGTTGATTTAGAAATTCTTGTTTCTAACAGATTAGCCAAAAAAACAGATTTGGTTAAAATATTAGGAGGAGGAGAATTAAAAGCTAAATTAAAAGTATCAGTCCATAAATTTACTGCCAGTGCCAAAGCTGCAATAGAAGCAGTTGGCGGAGAAGCAGTATCTTTATAATCTTTAAATCACCATGAAGAAATTTTTTGAGACATTAAACAATATCTGGAAAATAGACGAACTAAAGGGTAGAATTATAGTTACCCTCGGTTTGTTGCTTGTATACCGTTTTGGGGCACAGGTAGTACTTCCTGGTATTGACACACAAGAACTGGCTAACCTTAGAACTTCGGCAGGAGGAGGAGGTTTATTGGGTATTCTTAATGCATTTACAGGAGGAGCTTTTGCTAATGCTTCGGTATTTGCCTTAGGTATCATGCCTTATATTTCTGCTTCAATTGTTGTACAGCTTATGGGATTGGCTATTCCTTATTTGCAAAAACTTCAAAAAGAAGGTGAGAGTGGTAGAAAAACTCTTAACCAGATTACCAGATGGTTAACCATAGGTATATGTTTGCTGCAGGCACCCACTTATTTATATAGTTTGGGTCAGCTTGGAGTTCCTGATACAGCATTTATTGTTGGTAAAGGATTAAATTTCATGATACCTGCCGTATTAATCTTGGTTACCGGAACCGTATTTGCCATGTGGTTAGGTGAAAAAATTACCGATAAAGGTATTGGTAATGGTATTTCCCTTCTTATTATGGTAGGTATTATTGCAAGATTGCCCCAGTCATTTGCTCAGGAATTTGTATCAAGAGTTTCTGAAAACAATGGTGGTTTCATGCTGATACTTATAGAAGTTATTATTTGGTTTGTAGTTATACTTGCAAGTATTATGCTCGTGATGGCAACAAGACAAATACCTGTACAATACGCCAGAAGAACAGCATCAGGGGGTTATGAAAAAAATATATTTGGATCACGACAATATATACCACTTAAGCTAAACGCTTCAGGAGTGATGCCAATCATATTTGCCCAGGCAATTATGTTTGCCCCCGGATATATAGGAACTTTAGGTTCATTAAAAGATACAGCCGTAGGGCAGTGGTTACAGGTTAATTTTGGGAATGGTTCTATGTTTGGTTTTTGGTACAACCTGTTATTTGCTTTATTAATTATAGTTTTCACCTATTTTTATACTGCAATAACAGTACCTACCAATAAAATGGCAGATGATTTGAAAAGAAGCGGAGGATTTATACCAGGCATAAGACCAGGAAAAGAAACATCAGATTACTTAGATAAAATAATGTCATTAATAACATTCCCTGGATCGTTGTTTTTAGCACTAATAGCAGTTTTACCTGCCATAGTGTACAACTTGTTGGGAATGCAACAAGGATGGGCATTGTTTTACGGAGGCACATCACTGTTAATTATGGTAGGAGTTGCAATAGATACCATGCAGCAAGTAAATTCATATTTGCTGAACAGACACTATGATGGTTTGATGAAAACCGGTAAAAACAGAAAAGTAGTAGCTTAATTATGGCAAAACAGGCAGCTATAGAACAAGATGGGACAATAATAGAGGCGTTATCTAATGCAATGTTTAGAGTTGAATTGGAAAACGGTCATGTTGTTACAGCACATATTTCAGGTAAAATGCGTATGCATTATATCAAACTATTACCTGGCGATAAGGTGAAGCTCGAAATGAGCCCGTATGACCTTACCAAAGCCAGAATTACTTATAGATATTAAGAGATAAACATTAGTTAGATGAAAGTAAGAGCATCACTAAAAAAAAGAAGTCCCGAGTGCAAAATTGTGCGTCGTAAGGGGAGATTGTACGTAATTAACAAAAAGAATCCTAGATTCAAACAAAGACAAGGATAAATTATGGCAAGAATCGCAGGTGTAGACTTACCAAAGCATAAAAGAGGAGTTATCGGATTAACTTACATCTTTGGTATTGGCAAAAGCAGAGCAAAAGAAATCTTAGAAAAAGCTAAGGTTAATGAAGATACTAAAGTATCTGACTGGAACGATGAAAATATCGCCAACATTCGTGAAGCAGTAGCTTCATACAAGATTGAAGGTGAATTACGTTCTGAAGTTCAGTTAAACATTAAGCGTTTAATGGACATAGGATGTTACAGGGGTATTCGTCACAGATCTGGTCTTCCATTGAGAGGTCAGAAAACCAAGAATAACTCCAGAACTAGAAAAGGTAAAAGAAAAACAGTTGCTAACAAGAAAAAAGCAACTAAATAATAAGTAGTTATATGGCAAAGTCAAATACAAAAACAGCTAAAAAACGTAAAGTTGTTGTAGATTCTGTAGGAGAAGCACATATTTCTGCATCTTTCAATAACATCATTATTTCGCTTACAAACAAGAAAGGTGATGTAGTAGCGTGGTCGTCTGCTGGTAAAATGGGTTTTAAAGGTTCTAAAAAGAATACTCCATATGCAGCACAGGTTGCAGCTGAAGATGCATCTAAAATTGCACATGAAGCAGGATTGAGAAAAGTGAAAGTTTTTGTTAAAGGTCCTGGTGCAGGTAGAGAATCTGCAATCCGTTCCATCCATAATGCAGGTATAGAAGTAATTGAGATAGTTGATGTTACACCACTACCACATAATGGATGTCGTCCACCAAAAAGAAGAAGAGTTTAATATTATTTTTTGTTTAAAAGGAAGGTTGAATGGTTATCGAAGGAATGCCTTAATTCATAATCGCCTTCACAATTTTTTTAATAAACATGGCAAGATATAGAGGTCCGAAAACTAAAATTGCCCGAAAATTTGGAGAAGCAATTTTTGGAGATGATAAATCTTTTGAAAAAAGAAATTATCCTCCGGGTCAGCACGGTAACAACCGTAGAAGAGGAAAAAAATCCGAATATGCAATCCAGTTAATGGAGAAGCAAAAAGCTAAATATACTTACGGTATTTTAGAAAGACAATTTAGAAACTTATTTGATAAGGCAAACCGTAGCAAAGGTGTTACTGGTGAAGTTTTATTACAACTTTGTGAGTCTCGTTTAGATAATGTGGTTTACAGAATGGGGATAGCTCCATCAAGAAGAGGATCACGCCAGTTAGTTTCTCACCGTCATATTACTGTTAATGGTGATATAGTGAACATACCATCATACCAGTTAAAAGCCGGAGATGTTGTGGGTGTAAGAGAAAAATCAAAATCTCTTGAGGTTATTGAAAATTCATTGGCAAACAACAGCTTGGTTTATGAGTGGATTACATGGAACAATGAGAAAAAAGAAGGTACCTTTGTAGCAGTTCCTGAAAGAATTCAAATACCGGAAAACCTTAAGGAACAATTAATCGTCGAGTTATACTCTAAATAATAACCAAACAGACAGCAGTCGTATTATGGCAATATTAAATTTTCAGAAGCCCGATAAAGTTATAATGATCGATTCAACTGATTTTGAAGGTAAGTTTGAATTCAGACCTTTAGAACCAGGATATGGATTGACCGTTGGTAACGCATTACGAAGAGTACTCTTATCTTCATTGGAAGGTTTTGCTATTACATCAATAAGAATAGATAAAGTAGATCACGAATTTTCTACTATTGAAGGTGTGGTAGAAGACGTTGTAGATATTACTCTTAATCTAAAACAAGTACGTTTTAAAAGACAAATAGACGATATTGACAACGAAACAGTATCTATTTCAATAAGCGGAAAGGAACAGTTGACTGCGGGAGATTTCCAGAAATTTATATCAGGATTCCAGGTTTTAAATCCGGATTTGGTGATTTGTAATATGGATCCCAAGGTAAATATAAATATGGAAATTACAATTGAAAAAGGAAGAGGTTATGTGCCGGCAGAGGAAAACAAAAAACCTAATGCGCCACTTGGTACTATCTTCACCGATTCAATTTATACCCCTATTAAAAATGTAAATTATAGTATAGAAAACTATCGTGTAGAGCAAAAAACCGATTATGAAAAATTAGTTTTTGAAATTGTAACAGATGGTTCTATACACCCGAAAGATGCGTTAACCGAAGCTGCTAAAATTTTAATACATCACTTTATGTTATTCTCCGATGAGAGAATTACCCTTGAAGCTGATGAGATAGCACAAACTGAAACATACGATGAAGAATCGTTACATATGCGTCAGTTATTAAAAACCAAACTGATAGATATGGATCTTTCAGTTCGTGCACTAAACTGTTTAAAAGCAGCCGAAGTAGATACGTTAGGTGATTTAGTATCATTCAATAAGAATGATTTAATGAAATTCAGAAATTTTGGTAAAAAATCTTTAACCGAACTTGAGGAGCTTGTAAGTAACAAAGGTTTGAGTTTTGGAATGGATTTATCAAAATATAAATTAGATAAAGACTAAATTTTTTCTGACTCATTTCAGGATCAGAAATGAGAAAAGGGATTAATTACAGAATAAAATGAGACACGGAAAAAAAGTTAACCATTTAGGTAGAAAAGCAGCTCACAGAAAGGCAATGTTAGCTAACATGGCTTGTTCTTTAATTGAGCATAAGCGTATAAATACCACAGTAGCAAAAGCAAAAGCTCTTAAACAGTTTGTTGAGCCTTTAGTGACCAAGTCAAAAAGTGATACAACTCACAACAGACGAATTGTTTTTGCTTCACTTAGAAATAAATATGCAGTTGCAGAATTATTCAGGGATGTTGCTGCTAAAGTAGGTGACAGACCAGGAGGTTATACCCGTATTATTAAGCTGGGTAATCGTTTGGGAGATAATGCTGAAATGGCAATGATTGAGCTTGTTGATTATAACGAAACTTATAATACTGAAAAAGCTAAAAAGAAAACTACCAGACGTAGTCGAAGTAAAAAAGCTGAAACTGATAAAGTAGAAGAAACAGCTGTGGCCGAGGAAACTCCAAAAGCTGAAGAAGAAGTAAAAGATGTAGAATCAAAATCTGAAGAAACATCACAAGAATAATGAATGATTAATGTTATCATAACATATCAAAAAGGATGAACGCTTTAGTTTATCCTTTTTTTTATGTTATTTTGTAAAAAAAAATTATGAAAAATTATCTTATACTCATTTTTTTATTTATAACGAATATATCTCTTTCACAAGAAATTAATTCTGTTAATTTAGGGAAACAAGAATTTACAAACACAACTTCAGGAAGAATTTTAAATATTGATAATAAAGCTGATAATGAAATTAAGGGATCCGTTTTTCTTTTTGAAAACTGGAATACTAGTGCATTTATTTCTTTAAATGATGGAAAAAAATATAAATTAAATGGTCTAAATTATAATGTTATAAAAGGCCAAATGGGGTATAAAATATCTGAAGATTCGATTTATATGATTAACCCTAAGATTTTAGAAAGCGTTTCTATAAATAATAAACTTTTTAAAAGATTTTTAGATCCTGAGGTTTTAAAAAAAAGTTTTTTTGAAGTTCTATTGATCAATGATAAATTTGAATTTTTGAAAAAG includes:
- the rpsS gene encoding 30S ribosomal protein S19; amino-acid sequence: MARSLKKGPYVHYSLEKKVQQNVESGKKTVIKTWSRASMITPDFVGQTIAVHNGRQFVPVYVTENMVGHKLGEFSPTRSFRGHAGAKNKGKK
- the rplV gene encoding 50S ribosomal protein L22; amino-acid sequence: MGVRKRERAEQIKEAKKSLAFAKLNNCPTSPRKMRLVADLVRGQKVEKALAILKFNQKEASRRLEKLLLSAIANWQAKNEDASLEDADLFVKEIRVDGGSMLKRLRPAPQGRAHRIRKRSNHVTIVLGSINNTQS
- the rpsC gene encoding 30S ribosomal protein S3, giving the protein MGQKTNPIGNRLGIIRGWESNWYGGNDYGDKLAEDDKIRKYVHARLSKASVSRVIIERTLKLVTVTITTARPGIIIGKGGQEVDKLKEELKKITDKEVQINIFEIKRPELDANLVAASIARQIESRISYRRAIKMAIAAAMRMNAEGIKVQISGRLNGAEMARSESYKEGRIPLSTFRADIDYALHEAHTTYGRLGIKVWIMKGEVYGKRELSPLVGMSKKQGKSGGAGGAKGKSRRRK
- the rplP gene encoding 50S ribosomal protein L16, which gives rise to MLQPKRTKFRKQQKGRMKGVSQRGHQLSNGMFGIKSLDSSFITSRQIESARIAATRYMKREGQLWIKIFPDKPITKKPLEVRMGKGKGAPEYWVAVVKPGRIMFEIAGVSMEIAKEALRLAAQKLPVKTKFVVARDYSA
- the rpmC gene encoding 50S ribosomal protein L29; its protein translation is MKQSEIRELSTTELQQKLGEVKKQYADLKIAHAVTPLENPLQLRTVRRTVARLATELTKRELQ
- the rpsQ gene encoding 30S ribosomal protein S17; this translates as MENRNLRKERIGVVTSNKMQKSIVVSEVKRVKHPMYGKFVLKTKKYVAHDEKNDCNIGDTVRIMETRPLSKTKCWRLVEIIERAK
- the rplN gene encoding 50S ribosomal protein L14 — translated: MVQQETRLKVADNTGAKEVLTIRVLGGTKRRYASVGDKIVVTVKDATPNGNVKKGQVSTAVVVRTKKEVRRPDGSYIRFDDNACVLLNQTGEMRGTRVFGPVARELRDKQFMKIVSLAPEVL
- the rplX gene encoding 50S ribosomal protein L24 translates to MIKLKIKSGDTVRVIAGEHKGEEGKVLKVDREKNKAIVEGVNMVSKHEKPSAKNPQGGIVQKEAFIHISNLSLIDPKSGEATRVGYEIKDGKKVRVSKKSNEVI
- the rplE gene encoding 50S ribosomal protein L5, with the translated sequence MAYIPRLKQEYRERIISALRDEFGYKNVMQVPKLEKIVLSRGVGAAVADKKLIDYAVDELTNITGQKAVATMSKKDVATFKLRKGMPIGAKVTLRGDKMYEFLDRLITTALPRVRDFNGIKATGFDGRGNYNLGVTEQIIFPEIDIDKVNKISGMDITFVTSADTDKEAKSLLSELGLPFKKN
- the rpsN gene encoding 30S ribosomal protein S14 yields the protein MAKESMKAREVKRQKLVAKYAEKRKALKEAGDYEALQKLPKNSSPVRLHNRCKLTGRPKGYMRTFGISRVLFREMANKGLIPGVKKASW
- the rpsH gene encoding 30S ribosomal protein S8, translating into MYTDPIADYLTRIRNANSAGHRVVEIPASNLKKEITKILFDQGYILSYKFEDEGPQGKIKIALKYDKLSKEPVIKSIQRVSKPGLRKYAGHGNLPRVLNGLGIAIMSTSHGVMTSKQAKKENVGGEVLCYVY
- the rplF gene encoding 50S ribosomal protein L6; the protein is MSRIGNSPIAIPEGVTADIKEGEVTIKGKLGVLTQEISGVSVKVEDGNILVERPSDSKEHKAKHGLYRALLNNMVEGVSKGFTKELELVGVGYRASNQGQKLDLAIGFSHNIVFELPSEVKVETVSEKGKNPIVKLTSHDKQLVGQVAAKIRSFRKPEPYKGKGIKFVGEQIRRKAGKSA
- the rplR gene encoding 50S ribosomal protein L18, which codes for MALSKTERRQRIKNRIRKIVSGTENRPRLAVFRSNKEIYAQLIDDNTGATIAAASSRDKDISAKGNKTEIAAHVGKAIAEKALKAGIEKITFDRGGYLYHGRVKSLAEGAREGGLKF
- the rpsE gene encoding 30S ribosomal protein S5, with amino-acid sequence MYQNYKNVETVKPGGLELKDRLVGVQRVTKVTKGGRAFGFSAIVVVGDENGVVGHGLGKSKEVADAISKAVEDAKKNLVRIPLNKGTLPHEQKGKYGGARVYIQPASHGTGVIAGGAVRAVLEAVGVHDVLSKSQGSSNPHNVVKATFDALLQLRDARTVASQRGVSLEKVFKG
- the rpmD gene encoding 50S ribosomal protein L30; translated protein: MGKIKVTQVKSQIKRPQNQKRTLEALGLKRIGQVVEHDATPNILGMVNKVKHLVSVEEA
- the rplO gene encoding 50S ribosomal protein L15, with translation MNLSNLKPAEGSVHKDGKRVGRGQGSGKGGTATRGHKGAKSRSGYSKKIGFEGGQMPLQRRVPKFGFNNINRKEYVGINLGRLQELVDNGTIKDTVDLEILVSNRLAKKTDLVKILGGGELKAKLKVSVHKFTASAKAAIEAVGGEAVSL
- the secY gene encoding preprotein translocase subunit SecY; translated protein: MKKFFETLNNIWKIDELKGRIIVTLGLLLVYRFGAQVVLPGIDTQELANLRTSAGGGGLLGILNAFTGGAFANASVFALGIMPYISASIVVQLMGLAIPYLQKLQKEGESGRKTLNQITRWLTIGICLLQAPTYLYSLGQLGVPDTAFIVGKGLNFMIPAVLILVTGTVFAMWLGEKITDKGIGNGISLLIMVGIIARLPQSFAQEFVSRVSENNGGFMLILIEVIIWFVVILASIMLVMATRQIPVQYARRTASGGYEKNIFGSRQYIPLKLNASGVMPIIFAQAIMFAPGYIGTLGSLKDTAVGQWLQVNFGNGSMFGFWYNLLFALLIIVFTYFYTAITVPTNKMADDLKRSGGFIPGIRPGKETSDYLDKIMSLITFPGSLFLALIAVLPAIVYNLLGMQQGWALFYGGTSLLIMVGVAIDTMQQVNSYLLNRHYDGLMKTGKNRKVVA
- the infA gene encoding translation initiation factor IF-1 produces the protein MAKQAAIEQDGTIIEALSNAMFRVELENGHVVTAHISGKMRMHYIKLLPGDKVKLEMSPYDLTKARITYRY
- the ykgO gene encoding type B 50S ribosomal protein L36, with amino-acid sequence MKVRASLKKRSPECKIVRRKGRLYVINKKNPRFKQRQG
- the rpsM gene encoding 30S ribosomal protein S13, producing the protein MARIAGVDLPKHKRGVIGLTYIFGIGKSRAKEILEKAKVNEDTKVSDWNDENIANIREAVASYKIEGELRSEVQLNIKRLMDIGCYRGIRHRSGLPLRGQKTKNNSRTRKGKRKTVANKKKATK
- the rpsK gene encoding 30S ribosomal protein S11, which encodes MAKSNTKTAKKRKVVVDSVGEAHISASFNNIIISLTNKKGDVVAWSSAGKMGFKGSKKNTPYAAQVAAEDASKIAHEAGLRKVKVFVKGPGAGRESAIRSIHNAGIEVIEIVDVTPLPHNGCRPPKRRRV